Proteins co-encoded in one Flavobacterium fluviale genomic window:
- a CDS encoding alpha-ketoacid dehydrogenase subunit alpha/beta gives MIFYRQNLTDAQLLDLYKKILKPRLIEEKMLILIRQGKVSKWFSGIGQEAIAVGVTAVLDQSEYILPMHRNLGVFTTREIPLHRLFSQWQGKANGFTKGRDRSFHFGTQEYNIIGMISHLGPQLGIADGIALADKLQNNKKITAVFTGEGATSEGDFHEALNIAAVWKLPVMFIIENNGYGLSTPTNEQYACENLADKGIGYGIESWIIDGNNIVEVYNKLSQLKKEMQENPRPVLLEFKTFRMRGHEEASGTKYVPQELMDQWEQRDPVTNYRKYLTENGILTSELDEQFHAEIKQEIDENWAMANAEPEIEATYSGELDDVYKPYQFEEVSTEAENENIRFIDAIRNGLNESMQRHRNLVIMGQDIAEYGGAFKITDGFVEFFGKDRVRNTPICESAVVSTAMGLSINNYKAIVEMQFADFVSTGFNPIVNLLAKSHYRWGEKADVVVRMPCGGGTQAGPFHSQTNEAWFTKTPGLKVVYPAFPYDAKGLLNTAINDPNPVLFFEHKLLYRSIYQDVPKDYYTIPFGKAAVLKEGNAVTIITFGAPVHWALETLAQNPEIDADLIDLRTLQPLDTETIFASVKKTGKAIIYQEDTMFGGIASDISALIMENCFEYLDAPVKRVASLDSPIPFTKALEDQFLPRNRFEEVLLELLRY, from the coding sequence ATGATTTTTTACCGACAAAACCTTACTGACGCTCAATTATTAGACCTCTATAAAAAAATATTAAAACCCCGACTAATCGAAGAAAAGATGCTGATCTTGATTCGTCAGGGAAAAGTTTCTAAATGGTTCTCCGGAATCGGGCAAGAAGCTATTGCTGTTGGTGTTACGGCTGTTTTAGATCAGTCAGAATATATACTTCCAATGCACCGAAATTTAGGTGTTTTTACCACAAGAGAAATTCCGCTTCATCGTTTATTTTCGCAATGGCAGGGAAAAGCAAACGGTTTTACAAAAGGCCGTGATAGAAGTTTTCACTTTGGAACACAGGAATATAATATTATTGGAATGATTTCGCATCTCGGCCCGCAGTTAGGAATTGCTGACGGAATCGCTTTAGCGGATAAACTTCAAAACAATAAAAAAATTACAGCCGTTTTTACAGGCGAAGGCGCAACAAGTGAGGGAGATTTTCATGAGGCTTTGAATATTGCTGCCGTTTGGAAGCTTCCAGTAATGTTTATAATTGAAAATAACGGCTACGGACTTTCAACGCCGACCAATGAACAATATGCCTGCGAAAACCTTGCTGACAAAGGAATTGGCTACGGAATCGAAAGCTGGATTATTGACGGAAATAATATTGTTGAAGTTTATAACAAATTGTCTCAGCTTAAAAAAGAAATGCAGGAAAATCCGCGTCCGGTTTTATTAGAATTTAAAACTTTCAGGATGCGCGGACACGAGGAGGCGAGTGGTACAAAATATGTTCCTCAGGAATTAATGGATCAATGGGAACAAAGAGATCCAGTTACCAATTACAGAAAATATTTGACTGAAAATGGTATTCTAACTTCAGAATTAGACGAGCAATTTCACGCCGAAATCAAGCAAGAAATTGACGAGAATTGGGCAATGGCAAATGCTGAACCTGAAATCGAAGCAACTTACAGCGGAGAATTAGATGATGTTTATAAACCTTATCAATTTGAAGAAGTTAGCACAGAAGCAGAAAACGAAAATATTCGTTTTATTGACGCCATTCGAAACGGATTAAACGAATCTATGCAGCGTCATAGAAATCTGGTTATTATGGGGCAGGATATTGCAGAATATGGCGGTGCTTTTAAAATAACAGACGGCTTTGTGGAGTTTTTTGGAAAAGACCGCGTTCGTAATACACCAATCTGCGAAAGCGCGGTTGTGTCTACAGCAATGGGGTTATCAATCAATAATTATAAAGCGATTGTAGAAATGCAGTTTGCCGATTTTGTTTCGACAGGGTTTAATCCGATTGTGAATTTATTGGCAAAATCACATTACCGCTGGGGCGAAAAAGCAGATGTTGTTGTTCGTATGCCTTGCGGAGGCGGAACTCAGGCAGGACCTTTCCATTCGCAGACCAATGAAGCGTGGTTTACCAAAACTCCTGGTTTAAAGGTAGTTTATCCAGCATTTCCATACGATGCAAAAGGACTTTTAAACACAGCTATTAATGATCCGAATCCAGTATTGTTTTTTGAACATAAATTATTGTACCGAAGTATTTATCAAGATGTTCCTAAAGATTACTACACGATTCCGTTTGGAAAAGCAGCTGTATTAAAAGAAGGAAATGCAGTTACGATAATTACTTTTGGTGCACCAGTACACTGGGCTTTAGAAACTTTAGCACAAAACCCAGAAATTGATGCCGATTTAATTGATTTAAGAACTTTACAGCCTTTAGACACCGAAACAATTTTTGCATCAGTAAAAAAGACAGGAAAAGCGATAATTTACCAAGAAGACACTATGTTTGGTGGAATTGCAAGTGATATCTCTGCTTTGATTATGGAAAATTGTTTCGAATATCTGGATGCTCCCGTAAAAAGAGTTGCCAGTTTAGATTCTCCAATTCCTTTTACAAAAGCTCTTGAAGATCAGTTTTTGCCGAGAAATCGTTTTGAAGAAGTTTTGCTTGAGCTTTTGAGATATTAA
- a CDS encoding DEAD/DEAH box helicase, producing the protein MSQNTLEIEREEKKELYAYQKGDIDAIFDRLDNAPPKHHLLYQLPTGGGKTVIFSEIVRRYLSNNDKKVVVLTHRIELCKQTSKMLTGFGVTNKIINSKVKELPDQNDFSCFVAMVETLKNRINDEKLHLDNIGLVIIDEAHYNSFRKLLNSFKNAFILGVTATPLSSNIKLPMHQSYHELIVGDTIGSLIDKGFLARATTYSYDVGLTSLKVGINGDYTVKSSDDLYTNTLMQEKLLHAYTERSLGKKTLIFNNGIHTSLYVYETFREAGYDIRHLDNTSSSEERKDILQWFKKTPDAILTSVGILTTGFDEPTVETIILNRATKSLTLYFQMIGRGSRKLPGKDEFTVIDLGNNAARFGLWSDPVNWQHIFKSPEFYLENLRDDHEIELFFKYSMPPELRAKFSKTADVTFDVDEEHKLIIKQNLRSKVVLDKSLEQHAGMCVDNTETLQEAKSLAKELDDDIEDRIKRYSKCLSQCSKNYREWLVDDYKQRLTLLIGKKYREKIMNEPD; encoded by the coding sequence ATGTCTCAAAACACTTTAGAAATAGAAAGAGAAGAGAAAAAAGAACTGTATGCATATCAAAAAGGGGATATTGATGCCATTTTTGACCGTTTAGACAATGCTCCTCCAAAACACCACTTACTGTACCAGCTTCCAACAGGAGGAGGAAAAACAGTAATATTTTCTGAAATCGTTCGCCGCTATTTATCTAATAATGATAAAAAGGTGGTTGTTTTAACGCACCGTATCGAACTTTGTAAACAAACTTCAAAGATGTTGACAGGTTTTGGTGTTACAAATAAAATTATCAATAGTAAGGTAAAAGAACTGCCGGACCAAAATGATTTTTCGTGTTTTGTGGCGATGGTTGAAACTTTAAAAAACCGTATTAATGATGAAAAACTTCATCTGGATAATATTGGTTTGGTTATTATTGATGAGGCACATTACAATTCATTTCGTAAATTATTAAACTCATTTAAAAATGCTTTTATTCTTGGAGTAACAGCAACTCCTTTGAGTTCTAATATTAAATTACCAATGCACCAAAGTTACCACGAGCTTATTGTTGGTGATACAATTGGTTCATTAATTGACAAAGGATTTTTGGCTAGGGCAACTACTTATAGTTATGATGTTGGTTTAACGTCATTAAAAGTAGGTATCAATGGTGATTATACAGTAAAATCATCTGATGATTTGTATACGAATACTTTGATGCAGGAAAAATTGCTTCATGCGTACACAGAACGTTCTTTAGGCAAGAAAACATTGATTTTCAATAACGGTATTCATACTTCTTTATACGTGTACGAAACATTTAGAGAAGCAGGTTACGATATTAGACACCTTGATAATACAAGTAGTTCTGAAGAACGAAAAGACATTTTGCAATGGTTTAAAAAGACTCCGGATGCGATTTTGACTTCTGTGGGAATTTTGACAACTGGTTTTGATGAGCCGACTGTAGAAACTATTATTTTGAATAGAGCAACAAAATCTCTGACGCTTTATTTTCAGATGATTGGCCGTGGTTCTCGTAAGTTACCTGGAAAAGACGAATTTACAGTTATTGATTTAGGAAATAATGCCGCACGTTTTGGTTTATGGAGTGATCCTGTAAACTGGCAGCACATTTTTAAATCGCCTGAATTTTATTTGGAAAATCTGCGTGACGATCATGAAATTGAGTTATTTTTCAAATACAGTATGCCGCCAGAATTACGAGCTAAATTCAGTAAAACTGCCGATGTTACTTTTGATGTTGATGAAGAACATAAATTAATTATCAAACAAAATCTTCGTTCAAAAGTAGTTTTAGACAAATCACTTGAGCAGCATGCTGGAATGTGTGTAGACAATACAGAAACTTTACAGGAAGCAAAATCATTAGCAAAAGAACTTGATGATGATATCGAAGATCGTATCAAGCGTTATTCTAAATGTTTGAGCCAGTGCAGTAAAAACTACCGCGAATGGCTTGTCGACGATTATAAACAAAGATTAACATTATTGATCGGTAAAAAATATCGTGAGAAAATCATGAACGAGCCGGATTGA
- a CDS encoding translation initiation factor, translating to MDFKDQLKNLFPDHVESNEPEQVEEQEHVLYVQKEPMICKFEKRKGKPTTIIEGYEGSDEDFKILAKEIKTKLSVGGTFKDDSIIIQGDYRDKIMAILKEKGFKTKRVGG from the coding sequence ATGGACTTTAAAGATCAATTAAAGAATTTATTTCCAGATCATGTAGAATCAAATGAACCAGAGCAAGTTGAAGAACAAGAACACGTTCTCTATGTTCAAAAAGAACCTATGATCTGTAAGTTTGAAAAAAGAAAAGGAAAACCAACAACCATTATTGAAGGTTATGAAGGCTCTGACGAAGATTTTAAAATCTTAGCCAAAGAAATCAAAACCAAATTAAGCGTTGGCGGAACTTTTAAAGATGATTCCATTATTATTCAAGGCGATTACCGTGATAAAATTATGGCAATCTTAAAAGAAAAAGGATTTAAAACCAAACGTGTAGGTGGCTAA
- a CDS encoding isopenicillin N synthase family dioxygenase: MQNIPSVDLRDFLSDDPKRKQKFVNEIGSAFENIGFVALKGHFLDDQLVNELYGEIRNFFALPIETKHKYEIPGIGGQRGYVSFGKEHAKGRKEGDLKEFWHFGQYVDADSRWASEYPDNVEVTELPRFNAVGKEAYQKLEKTGVYVLRALALHLGLDEFYFDNYAKEGNSILRPIHYPPITSEPENAIRAAAHGDINLITLLMGAQGKGLQVQNHNGEWIDAIAEDDELVINVGDMLSRHTNNKLKSTIHQVVNPPRELWGTSRYSIPFFMHPVSDMRLDCLENCIDEENPKKFEDISAGEFLHERLVELGLIKK; the protein is encoded by the coding sequence ATGCAAAACATTCCTAGTGTAGACTTACGTGATTTCCTTTCGGACGACCCGAAACGTAAACAAAAATTTGTAAATGAAATCGGCAGTGCATTTGAAAACATTGGCTTCGTAGCCTTAAAAGGTCATTTTCTTGATGATCAATTGGTGAACGAACTTTATGGTGAAATTAGAAACTTTTTCGCCTTGCCAATAGAAACTAAGCATAAATATGAAATTCCTGGAATCGGCGGACAAAGAGGTTATGTTTCTTTTGGAAAAGAACATGCTAAAGGCCGCAAAGAAGGAGATTTAAAAGAATTTTGGCATTTTGGTCAATACGTTGACGCAGATTCAAGATGGGCTTCGGAATATCCAGATAATGTTGAAGTTACTGAATTACCTCGATTTAACGCGGTTGGTAAAGAAGCGTATCAAAAATTAGAAAAGACAGGTGTTTATGTTTTAAGAGCTTTGGCTTTGCATTTAGGTCTTGACGAATTCTATTTTGATAACTATGCAAAAGAAGGAAACTCAATTTTAAGACCAATCCACTACCCTCCAATTACATCTGAGCCAGAAAACGCTATTCGTGCAGCGGCTCACGGTGATATCAATCTTATTACTCTATTAATGGGAGCTCAAGGTAAAGGATTACAAGTTCAAAATCATAACGGTGAATGGATTGATGCAATTGCTGAGGATGACGAATTGGTAATTAATGTTGGTGATATGTTGTCAAGACACACAAACAATAAATTAAAATCTACAATTCACCAAGTGGTAAATCCGCCGAGAGAATTATGGGGAACTTCACGTTATTCAATTCCGTTCTTTATGCATCCTGTAAGCGATATGCGTTTAGATTGTCTTGAAAACTGTATTGATGAAGAAAACCCAAAGAAATTTGAAGATATTTCTGCGGGAGAGTTTTTACACGAACGTTTAGTAGAGTTAGGTTTAATTAAAAAATAA
- a CDS encoding DUF3817 domain-containing protein, which yields MLKIFKVTAILEGISYLVLFANMLIIKTNNPELYHTLLRPLGMTHGVLFIGYIILAFLLKKSQNWDLKTFGIILIASLIPFGTFYVEKKYLENA from the coding sequence ATGCTCAAGATTTTTAAAGTTACAGCCATCCTGGAAGGAATTTCTTATTTAGTTTTATTCGCTAATATGCTTATTATCAAAACGAATAATCCTGAACTTTATCATACCTTATTACGTCCGTTAGGAATGACACATGGTGTTTTATTTATCGGATATATTATTTTGGCTTTTTTATTGAAAAAATCTCAAAATTGGGATTTAAAAACTTTCGGAATCATCCTTATTGCATCTCTTATTCCATTTGGAACTTTCTACGTTGAGAAAAAATACCTAGAAAATGCATAA
- a CDS encoding DUF6155 family protein, which produces MSKRDLKKYLSELNKEQLEEQLIELYEKFSPVKVYYDFVFNPKEDKLLQDAKVKISHEYFPIKKPGAKWRPRAKMRRSVAQKLIKHFIMLGVDAFVIADIMLYNIEIAQTYSSQNLIKQELFYKSIFNSFEQAVNFIVSNGIFNEYKLRINAIQQETLDQKWKNKYDFEAILEKIDY; this is translated from the coding sequence ATGAGCAAACGCGATTTAAAAAAATATTTATCCGAATTAAATAAGGAACAGCTGGAAGAACAATTGATCGAATTGTATGAAAAATTCAGTCCCGTAAAAGTATATTATGACTTTGTTTTTAATCCGAAAGAAGACAAATTACTGCAGGATGCCAAAGTTAAAATCTCGCACGAATATTTTCCGATTAAAAAACCAGGTGCCAAATGGCGTCCGAGAGCCAAAATGCGTAGATCTGTTGCTCAAAAGCTTATCAAACATTTTATTATGCTTGGCGTTGATGCGTTCGTTATTGCAGATATAATGTTGTACAATATTGAAATTGCACAGACATATTCTTCTCAAAATTTGATAAAACAAGAATTATTTTACAAAAGTATTTTTAATTCTTTTGAGCAGGCTGTCAATTTTATTGTTTCAAATGGCATTTTTAACGAATATAAATTGCGAATTAATGCAATTCAGCAAGAAACTTTAGACCAAAAATGGAAAAATAAGTACGATTTTGAAGCCATTTTGGAGAAAATCGACTATTAA
- a CDS encoding nucleoside phosphorylase produces MIQSSELILNPDGSVYHLNLRPEHIAHDIIFVGDQNRVEKITQFFDSIEYSTQKREFKTQTGIYKGKRISVISTGIGPDNIDIVLNELDALVNIDLKTREPKETLTSLNIIRIGTSGSLQADIPVDSFVMSKFGLGLDNMLRSYLIDDVSITEIEDAFVKHTNWDPRKGKPYVTNCSEKLEKLIESNRIFKGITATAGGFYGPQGRVLRLNIQDEELNNKMDNFSFNETKITNLEMETAAIYGLSALLGHNALSLNAIIANRASGTFSEDPYKAVDELIGYTLNKLAGN; encoded by the coding sequence ATGATCCAATCATCAGAATTAATACTAAATCCAGACGGAAGTGTTTATCATTTAAACCTTCGTCCTGAACATATTGCACACGACATTATTTTTGTCGGTGACCAAAATAGAGTTGAAAAAATCACTCAGTTTTTCGATTCAATCGAATATTCCACTCAAAAAAGAGAATTTAAAACCCAAACTGGAATTTACAAAGGAAAAAGAATCTCTGTAATTTCTACCGGTATTGGTCCAGATAATATCGATATCGTCTTAAATGAACTAGATGCCCTAGTTAATATCGATTTAAAGACGCGTGAGCCAAAAGAAACGTTAACTTCACTAAATATTATCAGAATCGGAACTTCTGGTTCTCTTCAGGCAGATATTCCTGTAGACAGCTTTGTAATGTCAAAATTTGGATTAGGTTTAGATAATATGCTCCGCTCCTATTTAATTGACGACGTGTCGATTACCGAAATAGAAGATGCTTTCGTAAAACATACCAATTGGGATCCTAGAAAAGGAAAACCGTATGTAACAAATTGTTCTGAAAAATTAGAAAAATTAATAGAATCTAATAGAATATTTAAAGGAATTACAGCAACTGCAGGAGGATTTTACGGTCCGCAGGGACGAGTTTTACGATTAAATATTCAAGACGAAGAATTAAATAATAAAATGGATAATTTTAGTTTTAATGAAACTAAAATCACTAATTTAGAGATGGAAACAGCAGCAATCTACGGACTTTCTGCGCTTCTTGGGCACAATGCTTTGTCGCTTAATGCTATTATCGCCAATCGTGCTTCGGGAACTTTTAGTGAAGATCCATATAAAGCTGTAGATGAATTAATTGGTTATACATTGAATAAGCTCGCTGGTAACTAA
- a CDS encoding DEAD/DEAH box helicase, with product MSKQFSTLGLSAPILKALGELNIVEPTEIQQKTIPLLLSEIHDVVGLAKTGTGKTAAFGLPILQLVNSESTAVQAVILVPTRELGQQIFRNLEGFSKYIPNISIASICGGTPIKPQIERLKEGAQIVVATPGRLIDLIQRKAIDLKQTEYLVLDEADEMVAILKESLDEIVVELPKKHRTLLFSATLPGTIKQLIQNYLNKNVVQVSANMETVGNEGIDHEYIVVDPIEKLEVLMHFLNSKDGERGIIFCKTKAAVNKLAKNLAINKFSSGALHGSLSQGIRDRIMEQFREGHINILVATDLAARGIDVKEISYVVNYHLPDTYENYVHRSGRTARAGAKGLSLTVLQQEETAEIADFERELGIKFLEFKKPSAASLEENNMLLWAKQIFKTKPNHEIAAALKTKVKTVFHHLAKEELIEKLMANYILQNKIDIVEKPVKKFKK from the coding sequence ATGTCTAAACAATTCTCAACATTAGGACTTTCAGCGCCAATTTTAAAAGCTTTAGGCGAATTAAACATTGTTGAACCTACTGAAATTCAACAAAAAACAATTCCGCTTTTATTGTCTGAAATCCATGACGTTGTGGGTTTAGCAAAAACCGGAACAGGAAAAACAGCTGCTTTTGGTTTACCAATATTACAATTGGTCAATTCAGAATCAACTGCGGTTCAAGCTGTGATTTTAGTGCCTACTAGAGAATTGGGACAGCAGATTTTTAGAAACTTAGAAGGTTTTTCAAAATATATTCCTAATATATCTATTGCTTCAATCTGCGGAGGAACTCCGATAAAACCACAAATTGAAAGACTTAAAGAAGGTGCACAAATTGTAGTAGCAACTCCCGGACGTCTAATCGATTTGATTCAGCGTAAAGCAATCGATCTGAAACAGACAGAATATTTAGTTCTAGATGAAGCAGATGAAATGGTGGCTATTCTTAAAGAAAGTCTTGACGAAATTGTCGTTGAGTTACCTAAAAAACATCGCACATTATTATTTTCCGCAACGCTTCCTGGAACAATAAAACAACTGATTCAGAATTATTTGAACAAAAATGTAGTTCAAGTAAGTGCCAATATGGAAACTGTTGGAAACGAAGGAATTGATCACGAATATATTGTGGTTGATCCGATCGAAAAATTGGAAGTTTTAATGCATTTCTTGAATTCAAAAGACGGAGAGCGCGGTATTATTTTCTGCAAAACAAAAGCTGCTGTTAATAAACTGGCTAAAAATTTGGCTATAAATAAGTTCTCATCTGGAGCACTTCATGGAAGTTTGAGCCAGGGAATTCGTGACAGGATTATGGAGCAATTCCGTGAAGGACATATCAATATTTTAGTCGCTACCGATTTGGCTGCGAGAGGAATAGATGTAAAAGAAATTTCTTATGTGGTTAATTACCACCTTCCTGACACATACGAAAACTATGTTCACAGAAGTGGAAGAACCGCAAGGGCAGGAGCAAAGGGACTATCTCTAACAGTTTTGCAGCAAGAAGAAACTGCTGAAATTGCCGATTTTGAAAGAGAATTGGGAATTAAATTTTTAGAATTTAAAAAACCGTCTGCAGCAAGTCTCGAAGAAAATAATATGCTTTTGTGGGCGAAACAAATCTTCAAGACAAAACCAAATCATGAAATTGCGGCTGCATTAAAAACAAAAGTAAAAACGGTTTTTCATCATTTAGCAAAGGAAGAACTAATCGAAAAATTGATGGCGAATTATATTTTGCAGAACAAAATCGATATAGTTGAAAAACCTGTTAAAAAATTCAAAAAGTAA
- a CDS encoding glyoxalase, whose amino-acid sequence MADRDTFLKEFRGETLGTISAQSSPDEIFQNQTIRPILKLQNDLFVAVFINYVNKNKPDFYSYSVERKLQTIENSIQKDIKFRNSLKGIVMALFTIQEYDTYIQNSSSLNKRMMNLLIDRLKNQVQLFEVEAK is encoded by the coding sequence ATGGCAGATAGAGACACTTTTTTAAAAGAATTCAGAGGCGAAACTTTAGGAACTATAAGTGCTCAATCTTCTCCAGATGAGATCTTTCAAAATCAAACCATTCGACCTATTTTAAAGCTTCAAAACGACTTATTTGTAGCGGTTTTTATAAATTATGTAAATAAAAACAAACCCGATTTTTATTCGTATTCTGTTGAAAGGAAACTGCAGACAATTGAAAATTCGATTCAAAAAGATATTAAGTTCAGAAATTCTTTAAAAGGGATTGTAATGGCGCTTTTTACCATTCAAGAGTATGATACTTATATTCAGAACTCTTCAAGTTTAAACAAACGAATGATGAATTTGTTGATAGATCGTTTGAAAAATCAAGTGCAGTTGTTTGAGGTGGAAGCTAAATAA
- a CDS encoding mechanosensitive ion channel family protein, which produces MHKLLDKVFNFLYPVFRDWGMSRNFASYISLIFNIVILIALAYVIYYAAKFILVTLTAVFAQRTKTKFDDYLIQNKTTRYTAYLIPFFFIYKAVPIILDKYDYWELLFGKIVGIYIVLLGLWIVRTVFNSLRDYLKQKPEYSDKPIDSFVQVIMIVLWIFGVALIISTLFGIKKGELLTILGTLSAIIILIFRDTILGFVSSVQVAINDMVRIGDWITMDKFGADGDVIEINLTTVKVRNFDNTITTIPTYALSSDSFQNWRGMQKSEGRRIKRHVLIKSSKIRFLNDEDLQQMRKIQLVTAYIDSRQAEIEKYNDLRGVDKTLSLNGRNMTNLGLFRKYIMQYLMDHPGLNKNMHIMCRQLQSTAQGVPLEIYVFSSDKRWANYEYIMSDIFDHVMASVGYFDLEIFELPSQIGKLE; this is translated from the coding sequence ATGCATAAGCTTTTGGATAAAGTATTCAATTTTTTATATCCTGTTTTTAGAGATTGGGGAATGAGCCGCAACTTTGCGTCTTATATCAGTTTGATCTTTAATATTGTTATTTTAATAGCATTGGCATACGTTATTTACTATGCTGCCAAATTTATTTTAGTGACCCTGACTGCAGTTTTTGCACAGCGTACTAAAACAAAATTTGACGACTATTTAATCCAAAACAAAACCACTAGATATACCGCTTATTTAATTCCGTTTTTCTTTATTTATAAAGCAGTTCCAATTATTTTAGACAAGTACGATTATTGGGAATTATTGTTCGGGAAAATAGTTGGTATTTATATCGTCTTACTTGGCTTATGGATCGTTAGAACCGTTTTTAACAGCTTACGAGATTATTTAAAGCAAAAGCCAGAATACAGCGACAAACCGATCGATAGTTTCGTTCAGGTAATTATGATTGTCCTTTGGATTTTTGGAGTTGCACTTATTATTTCAACTTTATTCGGAATCAAAAAAGGGGAACTTTTAACCATTCTGGGAACGCTTTCGGCAATTATTATCTTGATTTTCAGAGATACCATTCTTGGATTTGTTTCCAGTGTTCAGGTTGCAATCAACGATATGGTTCGTATTGGCGACTGGATTACAATGGATAAATTTGGTGCCGATGGAGATGTTATCGAAATCAATTTAACAACGGTTAAAGTTCGAAACTTCGATAATACCATTACCACAATTCCGACTTATGCCTTAAGTTCAGATTCTTTTCAGAACTGGCGCGGTATGCAGAAATCTGAAGGAAGACGTATTAAAAGACATGTTTTAATAAAAAGCAGTAAGATTCGTTTTCTAAATGACGAAGATTTACAGCAAATGCGGAAGATTCAGCTTGTAACAGCTTATATTGACAGCAGGCAAGCCGAGATTGAAAAATACAACGATTTGAGAGGTGTTGACAAAACGCTTTCGCTAAATGGACGTAATATGACCAATTTAGGTTTGTTCCGAAAATACATCATGCAATATTTGATGGATCATCCAGGATTGAATAAAAACATGCATATTATGTGCAGACAGCTTCAGTCAACCGCGCAGGGAGTTCCATTGGAAATTTATGTTTTTTCAAGTGATAAACGCTGGGCAAACTACGAATATATTATGTCAGATATTTTCGACCACGTTATGGCTTCTGTAGGTTATTTTGATTTGGAAATATTTGAACTTCCTTCTCAGATTGGAAAATTAGAATAG